GAACTACTCTAGTTTTGTAAGGATTCAGGTCATACCATAATTGCTAAAACCGTTGGTTAATAGGCGTTTCCACCGATTAGCTGCAAATTTATCTTCTCAATAAGAATTCGGAAAAGCCCGTTTTTTCGTACATTATTGCAAATCAAGTTCTTTACATACGATGAAGCCAAGCCTGAAAGTGGCTGTATGACTGGCGTTCAAATACCTGAATCCTTACATACTTTTTAACAGGTTAAGTGTTTAGATCTAAGACCAAATAATGTTTATTCAATATCTATATTAATAGATATATACGGTTGGCTAACTTGCTAAACGACAGTTAAGTGTAAGTTTATAACTTACTACTTAAAAACGACATAAATTTAAAATTATATCTTTTTTTCTTCTGGAGAAGTTCTATATTGAATTATTGAATGAAATAATTTTTGTGTAAAATCGAGGAAATTTGTAGCCAAATCCTGCCTAACAAAATGCTTTCAGCAAGTAACTTTGAAGTAATGCAGGATATGAAACCGCACATCAATACTAAATAGATAGTACTCTCTCAGATGAACAAAATTAAATACACATTATTAGGTTTGTTAGGAATCTTTTGCCTAATTCTCTTTTGGGGCTTGCTCGAACCGTACCTAATCGATACAGAAGAGGAAGTTGCAGAAATCCCTGGTCTTCCTGCTAGTTGGGAAGGGCAACGAGTCGCACTCATCGCTGATTGGCAAATAGGAATGTGGATGGACAACACCAGTACTATCCGCCGCATTGTGAAACAACTAATTGAGGAGCGTCCTGCAATCGTGCTTATTGCTGGTGACTTTATCCACGATCCGGGCAAAGACCCAAGCGAAGAGATTAACAAGGCAGTTGAAATTGTGCGATCGCTTCCCCTAGCAGGCATCCCCACCTATGCTGTCTTAGGCAATCATGACTATGCAATGAAAAACAAGCACGCACCACCGGACGAGAAATTGGCGGCGAAATTGCATGATGCGCTTGAATCAGTAGGCGTGCAAGTCCTCCAGAACGAGGCGGTTGCGATTGGCAAGACAGGGGGCAACACACCCCTATACCTAGTAGGCATCGGCGCACACTGGTCAAATAACGATAAACCAAAAGTCGCGCTAGCCCCAGTACCAGAAGGAACACCAAGGCTAGTGATGATGCACAACCCAGATTCCTTTGAAGCGTTACCTCCTAACACTGCACCTTTGGCTGTGGCAGGACACACGCACGGTGGGCAATTTCGCCTACCTTTCACCCCAGAATGGTCTTGGATGACTTTTACTAAGGAGGATGAAGTACACGCTGACGGCTGGATTAAAGGATATGGACAGCCAGGGAATCGTCTTTACGTGAACCGAGGAATCGGTTTTAGCATCATACCGATACGGCTCAACTGTCCACCAGAGGTGACTTTATTCACACTACAATCCTCTCTCTGATTGGGGAAGAAAATACTTAGAGCCTTAATTTAGCGTCGAACTTATCCAAGTTTTTTAAACGGAGGAGTAATGAATCCCAAAGACTCAGTAACAACAGCCTGGGGAAAAATTCAGGCAATGATTGACGGTCTGATACTCATGCTGCCAAATATCGTGTTGGCAATAATTGTCTTCGCGCTCTTTTATTTGGCAGCGAAAGGTATCAGGTCACTGGTCAGACGCCTTACCAGAAGGCATCGGCAGGCTCGGAATTTAGGGCTGGTACTCGGACGTTTATCTCAGGGAATTGTCATTTTAGTTGGTCTATTTGTCGCGTTATCCATTGTGATTCCGTCATTCAAGGCAGGAGATTTAGTTCAACTATTGGGCATCAGCGGTGTGGCAATTGGTTTTGCGTTCCGCGACATCCTTCAGAACTTTCTGGCGGGGATTTTGATTCTTTTGACTGAGCCGTTCCAAATCGATGACCAAATTGTCTTCAAAGACTTCGAGGGAACGGTTGAAAACATTCAAACACGCGCTACAACAATCAGAACTTATGATGGTCGCCGGATTGTTATTCCGAATGCTGAACTGTTTACTAATTCGGTGATGGTAAATACCGCTTTTGAAAACCGCCGACTAGAATACG
This Coleofasciculus sp. FACHB-1120 DNA region includes the following protein-coding sequences:
- a CDS encoding mechanosensitive ion channel, which encodes MNPKDSVTTAWGKIQAMIDGLILMLPNIVLAIIVFALFYLAAKGIRSLVRRLTRRHRQARNLGLVLGRLSQGIVILVGLFVALSIVIPSFKAGDLVQLLGISGVAIGFAFRDILQNFLAGILILLTEPFQIDDQIVFKDFEGTVENIQTRATTIRTYDGRRIVIPNAELFTNSVMVNTAFENRRLEYDVGIGYGDNIDQAKELILEAITSVDDVLEDPAPDALVVELADSTVNIRARWWVQPPRRADVLDKQDQVLAAIKNKLTANGI
- a CDS encoding metallophosphoesterase, which translates into the protein MNKIKYTLLGLLGIFCLILFWGLLEPYLIDTEEEVAEIPGLPASWEGQRVALIADWQIGMWMDNTSTIRRIVKQLIEERPAIVLIAGDFIHDPGKDPSEEINKAVEIVRSLPLAGIPTYAVLGNHDYAMKNKHAPPDEKLAAKLHDALESVGVQVLQNEAVAIGKTGGNTPLYLVGIGAHWSNNDKPKVALAPVPEGTPRLVMMHNPDSFEALPPNTAPLAVAGHTHGGQFRLPFTPEWSWMTFTKEDEVHADGWIKGYGQPGNRLYVNRGIGFSIIPIRLNCPPEVTLFTLQSSL